A window from Kovacikia minuta CCNUW1 encodes these proteins:
- a CDS encoding DUF928 domain-containing protein: MSPLALSTFCTVYSPNGSVAQARSLQFQMPSPPSRGIPPGRTRGGASRGVCPEVQTPLTALTPSTPQITTPEQKGIPTQVWGYTTAAHPTFWFYLPYNKSFAGIAEFVLQDENENNIYRSTIALPAKAGVISVPLPKSAPALEVGKPYRWFLSIYCDSGEDSATRLCGRDNPSGGAGSGDRRPD, translated from the coding sequence TTGTCGCCCTTGGCCCTATCAACTTTTTGTACGGTTTATTCCCCCAATGGGTCTGTTGCCCAGGCTCGCTCGCTCCAATTTCAGATGCCATCCCCACCTTCGAGGGGGATACCGCCCGGTCGCACACGGGGAGGTGCCAGTCGGGGAGTGTGCCCAGAAGTTCAGACACCGCTTACTGCCCTGACACCCTCTACCCCACAAATCACGACTCCAGAACAGAAAGGAATTCCCACTCAAGTTTGGGGCTATACAACGGCTGCCCATCCCACTTTCTGGTTCTACCTCCCTTACAACAAGAGCTTTGCCGGAATAGCCGAGTTCGTATTGCAAGATGAAAATGAAAATAATATTTATCGAAGTACGATCGCCCTACCTGCCAAAGCAGGTGTGATCAGCGTCCCGCTTCCTAAGTCTGCTCCTGCCCTGGAAGTGGGCAAGCCCTACCGCTGGTTCCTCAGTATCTATTGTGACTCAGGAGAAGACTCCGCCACCCGTCTTTGTGGAAGGGACAATCCATCGGGTGGTGCAGGATCGGGCGATCGCCGCCCAGATTGA
- the rd gene encoding rubredoxin: MRYVCTVCGYVYDPEEGDPDSGIEPGTAFEDIPEDWVCPVCGASKEDFEPEEAGA; the protein is encoded by the coding sequence ATGCGTTACGTCTGTACCGTTTGCGGTTACGTCTACGATCCAGAAGAAGGCGACCCCGACAGCGGCATCGAACCAGGAACCGCCTTTGAAGACATTCCCGAAGACTGGGTTTGTCCGGTATGTGGAGCCAGTAAGGAAGATTTTGAGCCAGAGGAGGCAGGGGCATAG
- a CDS encoding DUF928 domain-containing protein, translated as MEGTIHRVVQDRAIAAQIESASPQQKVELYAQNGIWFDALTTLANLRLANPQDPALTSDWDSLLRSVGLEDVVTAPLVK; from the coding sequence GTGGAAGGGACAATCCATCGGGTGGTGCAGGATCGGGCGATCGCCGCCCAGATTGAATCCGCATCCCCCCAACAAAAGGTGGAACTCTATGCCCAAAACGGGATCTGGTTCGATGCCCTGACGACCCTGGCAAACTTGCGCCTTGCCAATCCCCAAGATCCAGCCCTGACTTCCGATTGGGATAGCTTGTTGCGATCGGTCGGGCTTGAGGATGTCGTAACCGCTCCATTGGTCAAGTAA
- a CDS encoding 4-hydroxythreonine-4-phosphate dehydrogenase PdxA, with protein MSSFPSKPRLAITVGDPAGIGPEVVLKALADSQVAADCELTVVGSRMLLEQTYRHLRSLDPTQPLAQPDQLSILDIPLEDEIIQQIGLGQGNAASGAASFRFLETAINHSIKGKFHGIVTGPIAKSAWKAAGHHYPGQTELLAERAEVKRFGMMFVARSPFTGWTLRTLLATTHIPLRQVPDVLTPDLMTRKLELLIQCLQQDFGLTNPRIAIAGLNPHSGEQGQLGTEEQDWLIPWLEQTRARLPHLQLDGPVPPDTLWVQPGQAWFGAGTKAEGRRQKAEGRRGHGGMGGWGDREGGEAEGRKRRAEEDTGTWRHGDAASSIQNSKFKIQNLPDAYLALYHDQGLIPVKLMAFDRAVNTTIGLPFVRTSPDHGTAFDIASRGIADANSMKAALELATELCNQKHQRSQGQSQK; from the coding sequence ATGTCTTCCTTCCCCTCCAAACCTCGACTTGCGATAACCGTGGGTGATCCGGCGGGGATCGGTCCAGAGGTGGTGCTGAAAGCTCTGGCAGATTCTCAGGTAGCAGCAGACTGCGAGTTGACCGTCGTTGGAAGTCGGATGCTGTTGGAACAGACCTACCGCCACCTGCGATCGCTTGACCCAACCCAACCCCTCGCCCAGCCAGATCAACTGTCAATTCTAGACATTCCCTTAGAAGATGAAATTATCCAGCAGATTGGGTTAGGGCAGGGCAATGCTGCCAGCGGAGCTGCCAGTTTCAGATTTCTGGAAACAGCCATAAACCACAGCATCAAGGGCAAATTCCACGGCATTGTGACGGGGCCGATCGCCAAATCGGCGTGGAAAGCCGCTGGGCATCATTACCCCGGACAGACCGAGTTGTTGGCAGAACGGGCAGAAGTAAAGCGGTTTGGGATGATGTTTGTGGCGCGATCTCCCTTTACGGGTTGGACCCTACGCACCTTGCTTGCCACCACCCACATTCCCCTGCGGCAGGTTCCTGATGTGCTGACCCCCGACCTGATGACCCGCAAGCTAGAGTTATTGATTCAGTGCCTACAGCAGGATTTTGGCTTGACCAATCCCAGAATTGCGATCGCTGGGCTGAATCCTCACAGTGGCGAACAAGGACAACTCGGCACAGAAGAACAGGACTGGCTAATTCCCTGGCTAGAGCAAACCCGTGCCCGCCTGCCCCATCTCCAATTGGACGGACCGGTTCCGCCTGACACCCTCTGGGTTCAACCTGGGCAGGCATGGTTTGGGGCTGGAACAAAGGCAGAAGGCAGAAGGCAGAAGGCAGAAGGCAGAAGAGGACATGGGGGGATGGGGGGATGGGGAGATAGGGAAGGTGGGGAAGCAGAAGGCAGAAAGCGGAGGGCAGAAGAGGACACGGGGACATGGAGACACGGAGATGCGGCGAGTTCAATTCAAAATTCAAAATTCAAAATTCAAAATTTGCCGGATGCCTACCTTGCCCTTTACCACGACCAGGGTTTAATTCCCGTGAAGCTAATGGCATTTGACCGGGCTGTCAATACCACCATCGGATTACCTTTTGTAAGAACTTCCCCTGATCACGGTACTGCTTTTGATATTGCCAGCCGGGGAATAGCCGACGCGAACAGCATGAAAGCTGCACTGGAACTCGCAACCGAGCTTTGCAACCAAAAGCACCAGCGATCGCAGGGGCAGTCCCAAAAATAA
- a CDS encoding CHASE2 domain-containing protein, translating into MWEKLKQKVWQWRGVLVTVPSVTAVVIGIRSLGLLQPLEFPLLDQFFLLRSREPIDSRIVIVEYNEADIKTWKWPIPDGTLAKLIETIKRQQPAAIGLDFYRDLPVNPGQAALARVFATTPNLIGVQKTAASADSSAVDPPPLLKKQDQVGANDFILDADNKIRRVPISLLDKKTGENIFSFGFRLAAIYLESKQVPLGLTPDELVYAGPVVFPAFDKNDGGYVRADDRGYQIILNYRGEAHRFNIVTMTQVLENQVPADLMRDRIVLIGPTAESLKDLFPVPYSSSLTTPTRMAGVVIHANFISQILSAALDGRQPTLRTLSEPQEWLWVLCWSAIGALLTWVQRYSDRPPDPDIE; encoded by the coding sequence ATGTGGGAAAAGCTGAAACAAAAGGTATGGCAATGGCGCGGAGTTTTGGTGACGGTTCCCAGTGTGACCGCAGTTGTCATTGGGATTCGTTCCCTGGGGCTGCTCCAACCACTGGAATTTCCACTTTTGGATCAATTTTTTTTGCTGCGATCGCGGGAGCCGATCGACTCGCGTATTGTCATCGTTGAATATAACGAAGCGGATATTAAAACCTGGAAGTGGCCCATTCCCGATGGCACGCTGGCAAAACTGATAGAAACAATTAAGCGGCAGCAGCCCGCCGCGATCGGGTTGGACTTTTATCGGGATTTACCCGTTAATCCGGGGCAGGCAGCTTTAGCCCGTGTATTTGCCACCACCCCCAACCTGATTGGGGTGCAAAAAACTGCTGCCAGCGCGGATAGTTCTGCGGTCGATCCGCCCCCGCTGCTTAAGAAACAGGATCAGGTGGGGGCAAATGACTTTATTCTGGATGCCGACAACAAAATTCGTCGAGTTCCTATTTCTCTTCTAGATAAAAAAACTGGAGAAAACATCTTCAGCTTTGGATTTCGCCTGGCGGCAATTTATCTGGAAAGCAAGCAGGTGCCGTTGGGGTTAACCCCCGATGAACTGGTGTACGCAGGTCCGGTGGTCTTTCCGGCATTTGATAAAAATGATGGGGGGTACGTGCGTGCGGATGACCGGGGCTATCAAATCATTCTCAATTACCGGGGGGAAGCCCATCGCTTTAACATCGTAACGATGACCCAGGTGTTGGAGAACCAGGTTCCCGCTGATTTAATGCGCGATCGCATTGTTTTGATTGGTCCCACCGCTGAAAGCCTCAAGGATCTCTTCCCTGTCCCTTACAGCAGTAGCCTCACTACACCAACCCGGATGGCTGGGGTGGTCATCCATGCTAACTTTATCAGCCAGATTTTGAGTGCTGCTCTGGATGGTCGCCAACCCACCTTAAGAACCTTAAGCGAGCCGCAGGAGTGGCTATGGGTTTTATGCTGGTCTGCAATTGGAGCACTGCTGACCTGGGTTCAGCGCTACAGCGATCGCCCCCCTGACCCGGATATTGAGTAA
- a CDS encoding DUF928 domain-containing protein, whose amino-acid sequence MICTKRIRCFTALTLSLLLPVLMVPALSVQAAPSSPARSTPRKLGLSFKAPNRGAPSSTTGGATRGGVCSAGNKALLPLVPQQQVGLTFSDRPSFFLYMPPSPNQTAEFLLLGNDDTEVVYQTTFSLPTKAGIVRFDLPTDAPALQVGKQYHWYVTLICDTAKGPSGNPSVEGWVERTEPSSQLAKAIKAAKPANRPALYAEAGVWHETVTTLADLRRRDPNNPKLLGDWKELMKSVGLDSVAAEPLFDCCLAKKQ is encoded by the coding sequence ATGATCTGTACGAAGCGTATCCGGTGTTTTACAGCTCTCACCCTTTCCCTACTTTTGCCTGTGCTAATGGTTCCTGCCCTCTCCGTACAGGCGGCCCCCTCCAGCCCAGCCCGATCGACCCCCAGAAAACTGGGTCTCAGCTTTAAAGCACCCAACCGGGGTGCGCCCTCCTCCACCACTGGAGGAGCCACACGGGGGGGAGTGTGTTCCGCAGGAAATAAGGCGCTGTTGCCCCTGGTGCCCCAACAACAGGTCGGGTTGACCTTCTCCGATCGTCCCAGTTTCTTTCTGTACATGCCGCCTTCTCCCAACCAGACGGCTGAGTTCCTGCTGCTGGGGAACGACGACACGGAAGTGGTTTACCAAACCACCTTCTCCCTACCAACCAAAGCGGGAATTGTTCGTTTCGATTTGCCAACCGATGCGCCCGCACTCCAGGTTGGTAAGCAATATCATTGGTACGTGACCCTGATTTGCGATACAGCGAAGGGACCCAGTGGCAACCCCAGCGTTGAGGGATGGGTCGAACGGACTGAACCCAGTTCCCAGTTAGCGAAGGCAATCAAAGCCGCAAAACCTGCAAATCGCCCTGCCCTCTATGCAGAAGCAGGGGTATGGCATGAAACCGTGACCACCTTGGCTGACCTCCGCCGTCGCGATCCAAACAATCCAAAGCTGTTGGGCGATTGGAAGGAATTGATGAAATCAGTCGGTCTGGATTCAGTGGCGGCTGAACCTTTGTTTGATTGTTGCCTGGCGAAGAAGCAATGA
- a CDS encoding DUF4327 family protein, with protein MLQSAQYSLDLIQDEARELVRKGVVSRHQPIYILCQFIPPREWACIECELERCNFLLRDRIGDLLGREEWEND; from the coding sequence ATGCTTCAGTCTGCACAATATTCATTAGATCTAATTCAGGACGAGGCTCGTGAGCTGGTGCGCAAAGGAGTCGTTAGCCGTCATCAACCCATTTATATTCTTTGCCAATTTATTCCACCCAGAGAGTGGGCATGCATTGAGTGTGAACTTGAACGCTGCAACTTTTTGCTGCGCGATCGCATTGGCGACCTGTTAGGACGCGAAGAGTGGGAAAACGATTAG
- a CDS encoding CHASE2 domain-containing protein: MGKLVVLKLGEGSFERGFPATLQIGEDGARPSTEVIGKLPPHPELLQYYHQWQLAYQGLGLRSRLSAPDQPITHVSIREDCEQAAQPLRDRFNLWLKAPSFREIREKWLEKLAPSDTIRVILQCEDFLLQKLPWHLWDLMERYPDAEIALSAPAYEQVTRPEIATEKVSVLAILGNSKGIDTQADRVLLEQLPTAEVRLLVEPSRQEVSDRLWEQPWDILFFAGHSSSQKNGETGRIYINQTDSLTISELKFALRKAVAAGLQLAIFNSCDGLGLARKLADLHIPQVIVMREPVPDQVAQAFLKYFLDAFARGQPLYQSVRQARERLQGLENQFPCATWLPVIYQNPAEMPPTWDGLRGKTEGGDAETQGRGDAETQDSKFKIQNSKLKFRRRLRNFAWTVGASMVATVILAGTRYLGLLQPYELKAFDQLMRLRPVEWTDSRLVVVTIDEEDIQRQKKTQSSISDATLNRLLVQLERFQPRAIGLDMYRDFAVDPNQKALATQLKQNSKLIVVCKVNAPDSGIAGIKPPPEVPVDRLGFSDFADDDDGILRRQLLYMDLSANSPCATRFAFATQLVSQYLAAEGIFPTFTANGDLQFGNTILKLLQSHTSGYQGINAWGGQMLLNYRSNPQPIELLSLKQVLNGQVNPDAVKNRIILIGVTAKSSGDHWSTPYGTALNEKMPGVVVHAHMISQILSAVLDGRPLLWVWPQPTEIAWIWIWSLVGGIVFLVVVLPIGHGTPPCASSCPDYRYCFWSFRGCLLWHFDSRGLGATGTTCDRPSCDSHSSGNLPQRPNPTITKSCLISGVIL; this comes from the coding sequence GTGGGTAAACTCGTTGTCTTAAAACTTGGTGAAGGTAGCTTTGAGCGGGGATTTCCGGCAACACTTCAGATTGGAGAAGATGGGGCGCGACCCTCAACTGAGGTGATCGGTAAACTCCCCCCCCATCCTGAATTGCTGCAATATTACCACCAGTGGCAGTTGGCGTATCAGGGGCTGGGGTTGCGATCGCGCCTCTCTGCCCCTGATCAACCGATCACGCATGTTTCAATTCGTGAGGATTGTGAACAGGCAGCACAACCGTTGCGCGATCGCTTTAACCTCTGGCTGAAAGCACCATCCTTTCGGGAAATTCGGGAGAAATGGCTGGAAAAACTGGCTCCTTCTGACACCATTCGGGTAATTTTGCAGTGCGAAGATTTCTTGCTCCAAAAGCTTCCCTGGCACCTGTGGGATCTAATGGAGCGCTATCCCGATGCCGAAATTGCCCTCAGTGCCCCAGCCTATGAACAAGTAACCCGACCTGAGATCGCCACTGAAAAAGTCTCCGTGCTGGCAATTTTAGGGAACAGCAAAGGAATTGATACCCAGGCAGACCGGGTGTTGCTGGAACAGTTACCTACTGCCGAGGTGCGCCTATTAGTGGAACCGTCTCGCCAGGAGGTGAGCGATCGCCTGTGGGAACAACCCTGGGACATTCTCTTCTTTGCTGGACATAGCTCCAGCCAGAAGAATGGCGAAACCGGACGGATATACATCAACCAGACCGACAGCCTCACCATTAGCGAATTAAAATTTGCCCTTAGAAAAGCCGTGGCAGCTGGGTTACAGCTGGCAATTTTTAACTCCTGCGATGGGTTAGGACTGGCACGGAAACTGGCAGACCTGCACATTCCCCAGGTCATCGTCATGCGCGAACCTGTTCCTGATCAGGTTGCCCAGGCATTCCTGAAATACTTCCTGGATGCCTTTGCCCGTGGGCAACCGCTCTATCAATCAGTCCGACAGGCACGGGAACGGTTGCAAGGACTGGAAAACCAGTTTCCCTGTGCCACATGGCTGCCAGTCATTTACCAGAATCCGGCGGAAATGCCGCCGACATGGGATGGGTTGAGGGGAAAGACGGAGGGGGGAGACGCGGAGACACAGGGACGCGGAGACGCGGAGACGCAAGATTCAAAATTCAAAATCCAAAATTCAAAACTTAAATTTCGTCGCAGGCTTCGTAACTTTGCCTGGACTGTTGGTGCGAGTATGGTGGCTACTGTAATTTTGGCGGGAACTCGCTACCTGGGATTGCTGCAACCCTATGAGCTGAAAGCATTTGATCAATTGATGCGGCTGCGCCCTGTGGAGTGGACAGATTCTCGTCTGGTTGTAGTTACGATCGATGAAGAGGATATTCAAAGGCAGAAAAAAACCCAGAGTTCCATTTCCGATGCAACCCTGAATCGACTTCTGGTGCAGCTAGAACGGTTTCAACCACGGGCGATCGGGCTGGATATGTACCGGGATTTTGCCGTCGATCCCAACCAAAAAGCACTGGCAACCCAGTTAAAGCAAAACTCGAAGCTAATTGTGGTCTGCAAAGTAAACGCTCCAGATAGTGGCATAGCCGGAATTAAGCCGCCACCGGAAGTTCCGGTCGATCGCCTTGGTTTCAGCGATTTTGCCGATGATGATGATGGCATTCTCCGCCGTCAGTTGCTGTATATGGATCTCTCCGCCAATTCTCCCTGTGCCACCCGTTTTGCATTTGCGACGCAATTGGTTTCTCAATATTTAGCTGCGGAAGGTATTTTCCCAACCTTTACAGCCAACGGAGATTTACAGTTTGGCAACACCATTCTCAAGTTGCTTCAATCCCATACCAGTGGTTATCAGGGGATCAATGCCTGGGGAGGTCAAATGCTGCTGAATTACCGATCGAATCCGCAGCCGATCGAACTGCTCAGTCTGAAACAGGTTTTGAATGGGCAGGTTAACCCCGATGCTGTCAAAAACCGGATTATTTTGATTGGAGTCACGGCTAAAAGCTCCGGTGATCATTGGTCTACTCCCTATGGAACTGCGCTAAACGAAAAAATGCCAGGAGTGGTTGTGCATGCTCATATGATCAGCCAGATTCTAAGTGCCGTCTTGGATGGACGCCCTTTGTTATGGGTTTGGCCTCAACCGACTGAAATCGCCTGGATCTGGATCTGGTCATTGGTTGGTGGAATTGTCTTCCTGGTGGTTGTCCTCCCGATCGGTCATGGTACGCCACCCTGTGCTTCAAGTTGTCCTGATTATCGTTATTGCTTCTGGAGTTTTAGGGGTTGTCTGCTATGGCATTTTGATTCGAGGGGGTTGGGTGCCACTGGTACCACCTGCGATCGCCCTAGTTGCGACAGCCATAGCAGTGGGAATCTACCACAACGTCCAAACCCAACGATCACAAAATCATGCCTTATCTCAGGAGTAATCCTATGA
- a CDS encoding metallophosphoesterase family protein: MQFVSDPSIASKITKMKQRVLWRDPLMQQRDIDQTRLVLDDGQADSPEFSFLVLGDSGSGPHRGHNPQRRIAERMLPHRDECRFILHTGDVVYLVGSSDYYLKNFIEPYREFLVGGERYKSIPYDRMVFNLPFLPVPGNHDYYDLPFLYGILAQATLPIRRLLESRIDLDVGWRGSGQGNVYARAFLDYLKALGNAAEVDAHLARHYTIRTSTGYCLRYQPGHFTRLPNRYYTFRVGGIDFFALDSNTFNAPEPPPPTPSGDQYRRQLEVQRMDMEKQILEILEASANLDPNKPEEAEQLDDLHAKLEQLEEVKQDIDKQLSPPKGPAIDLEQLEWLQQRLIESWHTKSVRGRVLFFHHPPYVTEATKWHQAQTLTVRRNLRRALDPVADAVSELAQGRPVVDLVLNGHAHCLEYLRTVDTGHADANTNWIVCGGSGYSLRRQRMEGTELQESFEGMARGDRRTVAKSHLYVGRSGQGSQKRRPYSCLRIDVKDGSPPKFVVRPILAEYSQRQWRDYDLDHFEI, encoded by the coding sequence ATGCAATTTGTCAGCGACCCATCGATCGCCAGCAAAATCACCAAAATGAAACAGCGTGTGCTGTGGCGAGATCCGCTAATGCAGCAACGAGATATTGATCAAACACGCTTGGTTCTAGATGATGGACAGGCAGACAGCCCCGAATTCTCCTTCCTGGTGTTGGGAGACAGCGGCTCCGGTCCCCATCGGGGACACAATCCTCAACGGCGGATTGCAGAACGAATGCTGCCCCACCGGGACGAATGCCGTTTCATTCTGCACACAGGGGATGTGGTCTACCTGGTTGGGTCGAGCGACTATTATCTCAAGAATTTCATTGAGCCTTACCGTGAATTTTTGGTGGGAGGAGAACGGTATAAGAGTATTCCCTACGATCGCATGGTTTTCAATCTGCCGTTTTTACCCGTTCCCGGCAACCATGACTATTACGATCTCCCGTTTCTGTATGGCATATTAGCCCAGGCAACCCTACCCATTCGCCGTTTGCTGGAATCTCGCATCGATCTGGATGTGGGCTGGCGCGGTTCGGGGCAGGGAAATGTATATGCCCGTGCATTTTTAGATTATCTCAAAGCATTGGGTAACGCTGCGGAGGTAGATGCCCATCTTGCCCGTCACTACACCATTAGAACCAGCACGGGGTACTGTTTGCGCTACCAACCGGGGCACTTTACCCGCCTCCCCAACCGCTACTACACCTTCCGAGTGGGGGGGATTGACTTCTTTGCGCTGGACTCCAACACCTTTAATGCACCTGAACCTCCTCCCCCAACCCCATCCGGTGATCAATATCGCCGCCAGTTGGAAGTTCAACGGATGGATATGGAAAAGCAAATCCTGGAGATTTTAGAAGCTTCTGCCAACCTGGACCCCAACAAACCAGAGGAGGCAGAACAACTCGATGACCTGCACGCCAAGCTAGAGCAGTTAGAAGAGGTAAAGCAGGACATTGATAAGCAACTCTCTCCCCCTAAGGGACCCGCGATCGACCTGGAGCAGTTGGAATGGTTGCAGCAACGGTTGATTGAGTCCTGGCATACCAAATCCGTGCGGGGGCGGGTGCTGTTCTTTCACCATCCTCCCTACGTTACGGAAGCAACCAAGTGGCACCAGGCGCAAACGCTCACAGTTCGCCGCAATCTCCGACGAGCGCTAGACCCGGTTGCAGATGCGGTCAGTGAATTGGCCCAGGGTCGTCCAGTTGTCGATCTGGTGTTGAATGGTCACGCTCACTGCCTGGAGTATTTGCGCACCGTCGATACGGGTCATGCAGATGCGAATACCAACTGGATTGTGTGTGGTGGCAGTGGATATAGTCTGAGACGCCAACGAATGGAGGGCACAGAGTTGCAGGAGAGCTTTGAGGGGATGGCTCGGGGCGATCGTCGCACGGTCGCAAAATCACACTTATATGTCGGACGGAGCGGGCAGGGTTCCCAGAAGCGACGCCCCTATTCCTGTCTCCGGATCGATGTGAAAGATGGCAGCCCGCCCAAATTTGTCGTGCGTCCAATCCTTGCTGAATATTCTCAGCGGCAATGGCGAGACTATGACCTCGACCATTTTGAAATTTAA
- a CDS encoding DUF1822 family protein, with amino-acid sequence MTYRTYETDGFALPLPIARSNRVTATTFAREQPTPEKAEQVYLNTLAVSVVSDYLEMMGIATNPNASDSWNRAVRLCADVADLEVTGVGRLECRPIRTQAQTCAIPPEVWEDRIGYVMVQIDDDFQEAKILGFVPTAAVEALPLDQVRSPEDLLDHLTHLRQAVAVQPSPAPTIERVRVNLSQWFEDRFESGWQTLESILNGPEFSPAYAFRAFRSVEAATESEQKSSIRRAKIFEIGRDHSFLLVTELQTEPSSSSPSQTHIRLKILPLNQPLLPQGLRLVVVDESGAVFLEAESRRVDNYIQLQFSGNPGETFSVRVDFEAIQVTEEFVV; translated from the coding sequence ATGACGTACCGTACCTATGAAACTGATGGGTTTGCACTACCACTCCCGATCGCCCGGTCAAATCGGGTAACAGCCACAACCTTTGCCCGTGAGCAACCAACCCCTGAAAAGGCAGAGCAAGTCTATCTCAATACACTGGCGGTTTCGGTGGTTAGCGACTATTTAGAGATGATGGGTATCGCCACCAACCCAAATGCCAGTGATAGCTGGAACCGGGCAGTCCGACTGTGTGCTGACGTTGCCGATCTGGAGGTCACCGGAGTTGGTCGCCTGGAGTGTCGCCCCATTAGAACCCAGGCACAGACCTGTGCCATTCCACCGGAGGTGTGGGAAGACCGGATCGGGTATGTAATGGTTCAAATTGATGATGATTTTCAGGAAGCGAAGATTTTAGGCTTTGTGCCCACTGCTGCCGTGGAAGCGCTACCGTTGGATCAGGTGCGATCGCCCGAAGACCTGCTCGACCATCTAACCCATCTCCGTCAGGCAGTGGCAGTTCAGCCTTCCCCAGCCCCGACTATTGAACGGGTGCGCGTTAACCTCAGCCAGTGGTTTGAGGATAGGTTTGAGTCCGGTTGGCAAACTTTGGAATCCATTCTCAACGGGCCAGAATTCAGCCCCGCCTATGCCTTCCGTGCCTTCCGCAGCGTTGAGGCGGCAACCGAGTCCGAACAAAAATCCAGCATTCGGCGGGCAAAGATATTTGAAATCGGCAGAGATCATTCATTTCTCCTCGTCACTGAACTTCAAACTGAACCTTCCAGCTCAAGTCCTTCCCAAACCCATATCCGGTTAAAGATTCTTCCCTTGAATCAGCCACTCTTACCCCAGGGTTTGCGACTCGTTGTGGTAGACGAATCCGGAGCGGTTTTCCTGGAAGCAGAATCCAGACGTGTAGATAACTATATTCAATTGCAATTCAGCGGCAACCCCGGCGAAACGTTTAGCGTGCGGGTTGATTTTGAAGCGATACAGGTTACAGAAGAATTTGTGGTTTAG
- a CDS encoding cation diffusion facilitator family transporter produces MIVDNRAQVRKVLLITLVLNLFVMGLKAAVGWATGSLSLLADALHSVTDSANNVLGLVASRFSSPRPDRDHPYGHQKFEAVGALGIAAFLGIACFEILQGAIERLLTPDRPPVKISASELWILLLVLGVNIFVAFYERRVGQRIGSQILIADAKHTMSDVWVTISVMAGLIGIWAWGFQWLDVVLAFPVALLVFASGWSVIQANLPWLVDEMAIAPEAIHTVATQVPGVLNCHDIASRGVVGRQIFIEMHLIVDAKDVETAHRITEEVEARLNDRFGPARILIHVEPPSYTSSQISYEAEGIKDEG; encoded by the coding sequence GTGATTGTTGATAATCGCGCTCAAGTCCGGAAGGTTCTACTGATCACACTGGTGCTTAACCTGTTTGTGATGGGATTGAAGGCAGCCGTCGGCTGGGCAACGGGATCGCTGAGTTTATTAGCAGATGCCCTACACAGTGTGACCGATAGTGCCAACAACGTTCTGGGGCTGGTTGCCAGCCGATTTTCCTCACCCCGCCCCGATCGGGATCATCCCTATGGGCATCAGAAATTTGAAGCGGTGGGAGCACTTGGCATCGCAGCATTTTTGGGGATCGCCTGTTTTGAAATTCTGCAAGGGGCAATCGAACGCCTCTTAACCCCGGATCGTCCACCCGTAAAAATTTCTGCGTCTGAACTTTGGATACTCCTGCTTGTGTTGGGAGTGAATATTTTTGTCGCCTTTTACGAACGTCGGGTCGGACAACGGATTGGGAGCCAAATCCTGATTGCGGATGCCAAACACACAATGAGTGATGTGTGGGTCACAATTAGCGTTATGGCCGGACTCATCGGTATCTGGGCATGGGGCTTTCAATGGTTGGATGTGGTGTTGGCATTCCCAGTTGCGTTGCTTGTATTTGCGAGTGGCTGGTCGGTGATCCAGGCAAACCTACCCTGGTTGGTTGATGAAATGGCGATCGCTCCGGAGGCCATTCACACAGTTGCTACCCAGGTTCCCGGTGTCCTTAACTGCCACGACATTGCTTCCAGAGGAGTCGTTGGACGACAAATTTTCATTGAAATGCATCTGATTGTGGATGCCAAAGATGTAGAAACCGCCCATCGTATAACTGAAGAAGTTGAAGCTCGTCTGAATGACCGCTTCGGTCCAGCTCGCATCCTCATCCACGTAGAGCCGCCTTCTTATACCTCTAGTCAAATTAGTTACGAGGCGGAGGGGATAAAGGATGAAGGATGA